Below is a window of Desulfonatronum thiodismutans DNA.
TCCAGACGCTAAAGATCTCGACTTTTGGCAAGAACAACAGCTGGCCTTTTTCCTTGTAGGTCTCCTTGACGTCGAAGGCCAGACGAATCTCTTCCTCCCGATCCTTGAGGCGACGATAAGTGCTTCCGCGGTACACCCGAAATCCTTTTTTGGCATCCTCCCGGATCAGCACGCCTTTTTCCTTGGCCAACTCCAACCACTTCGTGCTGGATTCCCTGCGCCTGTTGTGCTTGAGGATGAAGTCCGTGTTCGGGCGGTCGTGCAGATTGGCCAGCATTTCCTGATCCTCAAGACCGCAGTCCATTACCAACAACTTGGTTTCGCCGGTCATACGATCAGCCAGCCCCAGGCTTTGGTTCACGAAGGCAATCGTTTCAGGACCATGGAAGGACGTGTTGCCGGGATACAGACCGGCATTGACCATCCAACCGCAAGCCAGATGAGCGAAGATGGCCGCAAACCCGAATTTTTTGTTGTAGGTGTATGTGGCT
It encodes the following:
- a CDS encoding IS1380 family transposase; this encodes ATYTYNKKFGFAAIFAHLACGWMVNAGLYPGNTSFHGPETIAFVNQSLGLADRMTGETKLLVMDCGLEDQEMLANLHDRPNTDFILKHNRRRESSTKWLELAKEKGVLIREDAKKGFRVYRGSTYRRLKDREEEIRLAFDVKETYKEKGQLLFLPKVEIFSVWTSLRDFSDKEVLHLYRMRGTSEQFHAEFKTEMDMERLPSGKFKVNKAFLRMGMLAHNMLKVISQDMVMERALGLKKATRRRIKTVMNNVIFMSWRLISHARTLVMQLGCSKEWHIWFGRLFQRLKPA